From Lolium perenne isolate Kyuss_39 chromosome 5, Kyuss_2.0, whole genome shotgun sequence, a single genomic window includes:
- the LOC127298155 gene encoding phospholipase D alpha 1-like, whose amino-acid sequence MMYGIVMEAIDDAGLRGQAHPCDYLNFFCLGNRETPRPGEYVPPVKPEEGTDYWRAQASRRGPIYVHAKLMIVDDEYVIVGSANLNERSLAGNRDSEIAQGSYQPAHLNGSDGGRALGVVHAFRTSLWHEHLMNDVGAGAGVAVSAEPESVECVHAVRRTAEELWDAYTQDRVEDLRGHLLPFPISVSEFGEVTDLPADGCFPDTKAPVKGRKSATLPAILTT is encoded by the exons ATGATGTACGGCATCGTCATGGAGGCGATCGACGACGCCGGGCTCCGCGGCCAGGCGCACCCCTGCGACTACCTCAACTTCTTCTGCCTCGGGAACCGGGAGACGCCGCGCCCAGGTGAGTATGTGCCGCCGGTGAAGCCGGAGGAGGGCACGGACTACTGGCGAGCGCAGGCGAGCCGTCGGGGCCCAATCTACGTGCACGCCAAGCTCATGATCG TGGACGACGAATATGTCATCGTGGGCTCGGCGAACCTAAACGAGCGGTCGCTGGCCGGCAACCGGGACAGCGAGATCGCGCAGGGGAGCTACCAACCGGCGCACCTGAACGGGTCGGATGGCGGGCGCGCCCTGGGCGTCGTGCACGCGTTCCGGACGTCTCTGTGGCACGAGCACCTAATGAACGACGTCGGCGCCGGTGCCGGCGTGGCCGTGTCAGCGGAGCCTGAGAGCGTGGAGTGCGTACACGCGGTGCGGCGCACGGCGGAGGAGCTGTGGGATGCGTACACGCAGGACAGGGTGGAGGACCTGCGGGGGCACCTGCTGCCGTTCCCGATCAGCGTGTCAGAGTTCGGGGAGGTAACAGACCTGCCGGCGGACGGCTGCTTCCCGGACACCAAAGCGCCGGTGAAGGGGAGGAAGTCGGCCACACTCCCGGCCATCCTAACAACTTGA